Below is a window of Micromonospora chersina DNA.
GCCACCCAGTGGCCCGCCGAGGGGCTGCCGGAGCACCCGCGCGGCTGGCTCGTGCAGGTCGCGTACCGCCGGATGATCGAGCTGGTCCGGGCCGAGGCGGCCCGCCGGGACCGGGAGGACCGGGCCGCCCGGCGCGGCGGCGACGACCGGCGGACCGCGCCGGCCGCCGACGAGCCGCTGACCGCCGAGCGGGACGACACGCTGGTGCTGCTGTTCCTCTGCTGCCACCCCACGCTCTCGACGGCCTCGGCCATCGCGCTGACCCTGCGCGCGGTCGGCGGGCTCAGCACCGCCGAGATCGCCCGCGCCTTCCTGGTCCCCGAGGCCACCATGGCGCAGCGGATCAGCCGGGCCAAGCAGCGCATCAGGTCGTCCGGCCTGCCGTTCCGGATGCCGGCCGAGGAGGAACGGCAGGCCCGGCTCGCCGCGGTGCTGCACGTGCTCTACCTGATCTTCACCGAGGGGCACACCGCGAGCCTCGGCGCGGACCTGCGCCGGGTCGACCTCTCCGAGGAGGCGATCCGGCTGACCCGGGCCATGCACGCGCTGCTGCCTGCGGACAGCGAGGTGGCCGGGCTGCTCGCCCTGATGCTGCTCACCGAGGCCCGGGCCGCCGCCCGCACCGGCCCGTCCGGCGAGCTGATCTCCCTGGCCGACCAGGACCGGTCCCGGTGGGACACCGCCGCGATCGCCGAGGGGACGGCGCTGGTCACCCGGGCGATGGCCCGCGGGCCGGTCGGGCCCTACCAGCTCCAGGCCGCCATCGCCGCCCTGCACGATGAGGCGCCCACCGCGGAGCGGACCGACTGGCCGCAGATCCTCGCCCTCTACGAGGTGCTGGAGCGGCTGGCGGAGAGCCCCGTGGTGTCGCTCAACCGGGCGGTGGCCACCGCCATGGTGCACGGCCCGGCCGCCGGGCTGGCCGCCCTCGCCGCGCTGGCCGCCGACCCCCGCCTCACCGACCATCACCGCCTCGACGCGGCCCGCGCCCACCTGCACGAGATGGCCGGCGACCGGGAGGCGGCCGTGGCGCACTACCGCGCCGCCGCCGGCCGCACCACCAGCCAGCCGGAGCATGAGTACCTGCTCATGCGCGCGGCCCGCCTGGCGAACCCGGACTGACCGCCGGGGGCGTACGCGGAAAGGGGGTGGCCGGGTCCGCGCGGACCCGGCCACCGGTGGTGCGTCGGCGGTCAGCTCGCGGTGCAGGTCACCGCGGGAACCGCGTTGCTGCCGTTCCAGCTGCCGATGAAGCCGAACGAGGTGCTGGCCCCGGCGCCGAGCCGGCCGTTGTAGTCGACGTTGCGGGCGGTGTACGCCGAGCCGCTGTTGCTTACCGTGGCGTTCCACGACTGGCTGACGGTCTGGCCGTTGGCGAACGTCCACTTCGTCGTCCAGCCGGTGATGGCGGCGGCGCCCGCGGTCACCTTGACCTCACCCTGGAAGCCGCCCTGCCAGGAGTTGACGATCGTGTAGCTGGCGGTGCAGCCGGCCGGCGGCGGGGTGGGCCCGCCGGTCGGGCTGGTGGTCGGGCTCGGGCTGGTGGTGGGGCTCGTGGTCGGGCTCGGCGAGGTGCCGGCGAAGACCGAGGCCTCCCGGGCGGTGGCCTTGATGCCGTTGGCCCCGTTGAAGATGCGCTGGCCCCAGTTGGTGAGCTGGTTCGGGTCGAAGTTGGTGACCATGTCGAGGTACTCGACGCCGCCGCCGTTGCCGCTCCAGGACCAGCCGAGGTAGCCGATCCCGTTGGCCTGGCTGTAGGCCAGGATGGTGTCCTCGTCCGGGTTGCCGTCGGAGTGGTTGAAGCCGAACTCGCCGACCACGATGGGCAGTCCGGCGGTGCGGAACCGGCCCAGGTAGTCGGTGATCTCGGCGGCGGTGTCGAAGACGCCGTACATGTGGATCGAGAAGACGGTGTTCTTCTGCGGGTCGGCGGCGAAGACCGAGCCGGCGTTGTCGCGCATGGTGAAGGACCAGTCCTGGCCCCAGTTGGGGGCGTCCACCATGATCGTGTGGGTCAGGCCGCCGGCGCGCAGCCGCTTGATCGCGTTGGCCGTGTCGGTGGCCCAGGTGCCGTAGCCCTGGTTGCCGTACGGCTCGTTGCCGATGTTCACGATGACGTACTTCTCCTGGCCCTGCAGGGCGCCGGCGATGCTGAGCCAGTAGTCGACCGCCCGGTCCAGGGTGATGGCGCCGCTCTGCTCGCCGTACCCGGTGGTGTCGTGGACCTCCAGGACGCAGATGAGCCGGTTGGCCCTGCAGAGCGAGATGACGTTGGCGACGTCGGCGGCGCTGTTCTTCGTCCAGCGGTCACCGCTGGCCAGCACCACCCGGACGGTGTTCGCGCCGAGCGCCTTGATGTTGGCGAACGAGGAGGTCTGCTGTGGGTACCAGGTGTGCGCGTGGTTGACCCCGCGCATGACGAACTCGGTGCCGTTGGCGTCGTAGAGCTTGCCGCCCGCGACCGAGAAGCCGGCGGCGGCGTGCGCCGGCTGCCCGAAGGCGAAGACGGCGGCGAGGACCGTCAGCAGGGCGGCGCCCGCGACGGAGAGCATCTTCTTCATGGCTGTCCTCAGGGAGGTCTCCCCCGTGCCCGGATGGGGGTGCGGTGGTGTGACGACGGCGCGTGGCGGCTGAGCCCGACAGCCGCCGCCCGACTCCCGGCGGACGCAGGCATCAGCGTAGGGCGATGGAACGCGGAAGGCAACCGGTTAAGCTGATAGGCCGTCCGCGGCGGCGTCCTGTGACGGCCCATGTCGCCACGGGCCGCCACAGGGGCGGTCATCCCCACCACAGGATGGTGCGCCACCGGGTCTGAACCGGTTAAGCCGGACTGTAGGCAGCATCCCCACCGGCGTCAAGACGCCCGGCCCCCCGAAGCGGACACCAGGGTTGACCGCCGCTGCGCGGGGTATCCGGTGACGATCCGCCCGGAAGGAGATGTGCCATGGTCAACGTCGGCTACACCCTCATGTGCGAACAGGCCGGCCCCAAGCAGCTTGTCGACCACGCCGTCCGCGCCGAGGCCGCCGGCTTCGACCACCTGGTCATGTCCGACCACTACTACCCGTGGCTCGACTCGCAGGGCCACTCCCCGTACGCCTGGTCGGTGCTCGGCGCGGTCGCCCACGCCACCAGCCGGGCCGAGCTGCTCTCCTTCGTGACCTGCCCGATCCGGCGCTACCACCCGGCCGTGGTGGCGCAGAAGGCCAGCACGGTCGGGGTGCTCTCGGACGGGCGGTTCACCCTCGGCCTCGGCGCCGGGGAGAACCTCAACGAGCACGTGGTGGGCGGGTGGCCGCACGTGCAGCAGCGGCACGAGATGTTCGAGGAGGCGCTCCAGATCATCCGGCCGCTGCTCAACGGCGAGACCCTGACCTTCTCCGGCAACCACTTCGACGTGCCCGACGCGTACGTGTGGGACCGGCCGGAGCGGCCCGTGCCGATGGCCGTGGCCGCCTCGGGCCGGCAGTCCGCCACCCTCGCCGCCGAGTACGCCGACGCCATGATCGCCACCGACCCGCTGCCGCACCTGGTCGAGATGTACGAGGACGCCGGCGGCGCGGGCCGCCCCCGCTACGGGCAGGTGGCCATCTGCTACGGCCCGGACGAGGCCGAGTGCCGCAAGATCGTGCACGACCAGTTCCGCTGGTTCGGCCTGGGCTGGAAGGTCAACGCGGACCTGCCCGGCCCCGACGCCTTCGCGGCGGCCACCCAGTTCGTCCGCGAGGAGGACGTGGCCGAGGGCATCCCCTGCGGGCCGGACACGGACCGGCACGTCGAGGCGTTCAAGAAGTTCGTCGACGCGGGGTTCACCCACGTGGCGCTGGTCCAGGTCGGCGGGGACAGCCAGCCGATGTTCCTGGACTGGGCCCAGGAGGAACTGCTGCCCCGGCTGCGCGAGCTGTGACCGGTCCCGCCGTGCGGCCGTCGCCACCGGGGCGCTTCGGGCCGGCGGAACTCCGGCTGGCCCTCGCGGCGCCCCGGCCGGCCGCCGGCCTGACCAGCGAGTTCCGACTGGTCGACGGGCTGCGGACGCACACCCGCCGGTCGGCCGACCCGGGCGGCGACGGCACCCCGGTCGTGCTGGTGCACGGCCTCGCCGTCTCGCACCGCTACCTCACCCCGCTGGCGCTGGCCCTGTCGGCCACCCACCCGGTGTACGTGCCGGACCTGCCCGGCTTCGGGCTGACCGAGCGCCCCGGCCGGGCGTACGACGTGCCCCGGCACGCCGCGTTCCTCGCGGAGTGGCTGGCCGCGTACCGGCTGGGGCCGGTCTGCCTGCTCGGGCACTCGTTCGGCGCGGAGGTGGTCGCGGCGCTCGCCGCCCGCCGGCCCGACCTGGTCCGCGCGCTGGTGCTGGCCGGCCCCACGAGCGACCCGGCCGCCCGGTCCCGCCGGGGCCAGATCGGGCGGTGGCTGGTGGACACCCTGCGGGAGGCGAAATGGCAGGCGCCCATCCTGCTCCGTGACATCGTCGACGCGCGTCCCTGGCGGGTGTTCGCCACGCTGTCCCACTCGGTGCGCAACACCATCGAGGCGGACCTGGTCCGGGTCACCGTGCCGACGCTGGTGCTGACCGGCGCCCGGGACCCGGTCGTGCCGGCCGGCTGGCGGGCGGAGGCGGCCCGCCTGGTCCCGGACGCCCGGACGGACGCCGTGCCGGGGGCCGCGCACAACGTCGCCACCACCGCGCCCGGTCCGGTCGCCGACGCGATCCGCGGCCTGCTGGCGCCCGTCCTGCGAAGGTGAGTCCATGCGCATCGGAAACACGGAGATCCGGCCCGTCGGCGGCGGCCTCGGCTGCCTGCTGATGATCCTCTTCTCGATCCTCGCCTCGGTCGTGCTGACCGTGCTGCTGAACCTGCTTGTCTGACGTTCGGCGACCGCGGGCGCGGACGGTCAGCCGGGGGCCAGCGCCAGGTCGGCGACGACCGGGTAGTGGTCGGACGCGCTGTCCGCGTCGCCGCCGCGGACCACCCGCACGGCGCGGGCCGTCGCGGCCAGCGCCGGGGTGGCGAGCAGGTAGTCCAGCCGCATCCCGGCGAACTCGGCCCCGCCGTGCCGGGTCGGCACGGTCAGCCCGTCCGGCTCGCCGCCGCCGGTGTGCGGCCAGAGGTCCACCAGGCCGGCGTCGCGCAGCCGGGCCACCGCGCGGGTGTCGACGGTACGGCCGTCGCGGCGCAGGTGACGCCGCCGGTAGAGGGCCCCGAGCCCGGCCAGCCGGGCGGTGTGGTCGACGGCCGGCTCCAGCGTGTTCAGGTCGCCGGCGAGCAGGGCCAGCTCTCCACCGGTCCGCCGCACCGCCACCGCCAGCCAGTCGGCCTCCATCCGCCGCCGGCCGCCCGAGTACGGGTTCAGGTGGGTGCTGAACACGGTCAGCGGGCCGGCCCCGGTGGCCACCTGGACGAGGGCCGTGGCGTGGTGGAACGGGCGGCGTACCCGGCCGGAGCGGAGCGTCCGCAGCGGCGGGCGGACCAGCACGGCCACCGCCTGCCCGAAGCAGGACCGGGCCAGGTGCGGCACCATTCCCGTCCGCTCCGCGAGGTGGGCCAGCCCGCCGCCCCGGTCCAGCCCACGCAGCTCCTGGAGGGCCAGCAGGTCGGGACGCTGCGCGGTGACCACGGCGACGATCCGGTCCCGGCGGTCGGTGCCGTCGCGGTCCCGCCCGCCGGTCCGGATGTTCCAGGTCATCACTCGCAGCATCGGCGCCCGGTCAGTCCTCCCGGCCGGCCTTCGCCAGCTCGTCGTCCAGCTCGTGCACCTGTTCCGACTCGATGGCCGGCCTGTTGCCCTGGGCCACGTCCGCGTTGGGGCGGACCACCCAGTACAGCAGCGAGAGCCAGAGCGCGCCGAGCAGGATCGCGCCCATGAAGTCGGTGGGGTGGTGCATGCCCCGGTACATCCGGGAGGTGGCCACCCCGACCGGCATGATCACGGCCATCGCCACGAAGAGCCAGCGCCACCAACGGTCGGTGCGCGGCAGCACGATGATCGCCATGGCGGTCCACAGGCAGATGGTCGCCGCGATGTGCCCGGACGGGAAGGACGAGGTGGGCATCTGCCCGTCGAGGTTCTCCACGGCCGGGCGGGGACGCTCCACCACGCGGGCACTGGCCAGGAAGAGGCTCAGCTCGCCGAACATGGCCAGGACCACGAAGAGCACCGGCCGCCAGCGCTTCCAGACCGCCAGCACGATCGGGCAGAACACCAGCGAGACCAGCAGGATGGCGTGGGTGTCGCCGAACTTGCTCCACCACCAGCTCAGGTCGGTGAGCCCGTCGGTGTGCCGGGCGGCGAACCAGCGCGGGACCTCGGTGTCGAGGGTGTCGAAGATCGTGCCCTTGGCGTGGTAGCTCACGTACATGCCGAAGGCGTAGAGCGCGCCGAACACGAGCACCCAGCCGACCAGCAGCTCGGCCACCGACGAGCGGGGGTGCTCCAGCACGTGCTCCTCGGCCGGCGCCGGCTTGATCTCCTGCCCCGCCTCGGGCTCCAGGCCCTCGGTGATCGGGGGCACCGGCCGGCCGCGCTCGCGCCGCCACAGCCGGAAGGCGTACGCGGTGACGCCCAGCCAGGCCGCGCCGAGCAGCCAGCCGCCGAGCACGTCCGAGACGAAGTGCACGCCCAGCGCGATCCGGGTCAGCCCGACCAGGAACACCAGCACGGCGGCGACCGCGATGGCCGGCTTGCGCCAGCGCGGCGCCACGGCCGGCAGGAACACCAGCAGCAGCGCCCCGTACGCGACGAACGAGCCGAGCGCGTGGCCGCTGGGGAAGCTGTTGCCCGGCGCGCTGGCCACCGGCACGTCCACCACCGGGCGCAGCCGCCCGACCAGCGCCTTGAGCGACGGGTCGAGGATCAGCCCGCCCACGCCCGTGATGATCAGGTAGACGGCGAGGCGGGACTGGCGGCGGATCAGCAGGCCGACCACCGCGATGGTGATCAGCCAGATGAGCACCGGCCGGCCGCCCAGGTCGGTGACCGCCTGGAGCACGGTCACCAGCGGGTGGTGCGGCGCCACGAGGCCGTTGAACCACTCCGCCGCCTCGTGGTCGGCGTGGTAGAGCGGCCCCCAGTGGAACCGGACGAGCATGAGCAGCACGCCGAACCCGACGCCCGCGCCGGCCACGACGAGCAGCCCCGCCAGGCTCCGCTCGGCGAAGTGGCCGAGCGGACGGCGCGTCGCCTCCTTGACCGCGGTCACCCCGCACCTCCCTTGTCCTCTGCGAGGCGCGCTGTACCCGATTCCCGCTCCGCGTACACGCCGGGCCGTCAGAGGGCCGTCATGTCCCCGGTGTCGACCAGGTCCTCCCGCTCGGCCTCCGGCTCCCAGAGGTCGGGCTGGGCGGGCTCCTCCACGCCGATCCGCATGGCCTCCAGCTGGGCGGCGAAGGCCAGTCCGCCGAAGAGCGCCATCCCGGTCAGGTTGGCCCAGAGCAGCAGGGCCATCATCCCGGTCAGCGCGCCGTACGTCTGACCGAATCCGCCGCTGTACTTCACGTACGCGGCGAGCAGCAGGCTGGCCAGCCACCAGAGCGCGGTGGCGATGCCGGCGCCGAAGAAGAGCCAGGACAGCCCGGGCTGCTTGCGCCGGGGCGCGTGCCGGAACAGCACCGCCACGGCCAGCACGGTCAGGCCGAGGCTGAGCGGCCAGCGGATCACGTCCCAGGCGCCGTGCGCCACCTCTCCCCACTCGTAGTGCCGCCGCACGGAGTCGCCCATCGCCCGGCCGCCGACCAGGATCAGGAACCCGGTCAGCGCGGGCACGCCGGCGAGGAGCGCCAGGACGGCGGCGCGCAGGTACTTGAACAGGGCCGGACGGTCCCGCTCGACGCCGTAGATCCGGTTCGCGCCCCGTTCGATCTGCGCCATGGTGGTGGTGAGGGCGATCAGGCCGGTCAGCAGACCGAGGGTGAGCGCCAGCTCGCCGGCGTGCTCGGTGCGCTCGGTGTCGGCCAGCAGCTCCTGGACCACCGACTCGCTCTGGCCGGGGGTGATGGCCAGCACCGTGTCGGCGACCACCTTGCCGCCCTCGTCGGCGCCCAGGTCGGTGATCAGGCCGGTGAGCGCGATGAGGAACGGCACCACGGCCAGGCAGAGCTGCAACGCGAAGGCGCGGGAGTGGCTGAAGCCGTCGCCGTAGCGGAACCGGATGAAGGCGTCCCGCAGCAGGTGCCAGCCGCCGTGCCGGCGCAGCGTACGCCAGGCGTCGTCGGCGGAGAGTTCGGTCTCCGCCATGAGCCGGGTCTCGGGGACGAGCTTGGTGCTACTCACGGCGCGCCTCCTCGACCAGCCGCTCACCGCGCTCGGCGGCGGCGCCGGCGTCCACCGACAGGTCGGGGTGGCGCTCCGGCCGCGGCACGCAGAGCCAGAGCGACTCGGGCCGGATCTCGGCCTTCAGCGACCGGCCCGGCTCGATGAGGTCGCCGTCGAGCTGCCGGGGCTGGGCCCGGT
It encodes the following:
- a CDS encoding phosphatase PAP2 family protein, producing the protein MTAVKEATRRPLGHFAERSLAGLLVVAGAGVGFGVLLMLVRFHWGPLYHADHEAAEWFNGLVAPHHPLVTVLQAVTDLGGRPVLIWLITIAVVGLLIRRQSRLAVYLIITGVGGLILDPSLKALVGRLRPVVDVPVASAPGNSFPSGHALGSFVAYGALLLVFLPAVAPRWRKPAIAVAAVLVFLVGLTRIALGVHFVSDVLGGWLLGAAWLGVTAYAFRLWRRERGRPVPPITEGLEPEAGQEIKPAPAEEHVLEHPRSSVAELLVGWVLVFGALYAFGMYVSYHAKGTIFDTLDTEVPRWFAARHTDGLTDLSWWWSKFGDTHAILLVSLVFCPIVLAVWKRWRPVLFVVLAMFGELSLFLASARVVERPRPAVENLDGQMPTSSFPSGHIAATICLWTAMAIIVLPRTDRWWRWLFVAMAVIMPVGVATSRMYRGMHHPTDFMGAILLGALWLSLLYWVVRPNADVAQGNRPAIESEQVHELDDELAKAGRED
- a CDS encoding YihY/virulence factor BrkB family protein; translation: MSSTKLVPETRLMAETELSADDAWRTLRRHGGWHLLRDAFIRFRYGDGFSHSRAFALQLCLAVVPFLIALTGLITDLGADEGGKVVADTVLAITPGQSESVVQELLADTERTEHAGELALTLGLLTGLIALTTTMAQIERGANRIYGVERDRPALFKYLRAAVLALLAGVPALTGFLILVGGRAMGDSVRRHYEWGEVAHGAWDVIRWPLSLGLTVLAVAVLFRHAPRRKQPGLSWLFFGAGIATALWWLASLLLAAYVKYSGGFGQTYGALTGMMALLLWANLTGMALFGGLAFAAQLEAMRIGVEEPAQPDLWEPEAEREDLVDTGDMTAL
- a CDS encoding cellulase family glycosylhydrolase: MKKMLSVAGAALLTVLAAVFAFGQPAHAAAGFSVAGGKLYDANGTEFVMRGVNHAHTWYPQQTSSFANIKALGANTVRVVLASGDRWTKNSAADVANVISLCRANRLICVLEVHDTTGYGEQSGAITLDRAVDYWLSIAGALQGQEKYVIVNIGNEPYGNQGYGTWATDTANAIKRLRAGGLTHTIMVDAPNWGQDWSFTMRDNAGSVFAADPQKNTVFSIHMYGVFDTAAEITDYLGRFRTAGLPIVVGEFGFNHSDGNPDEDTILAYSQANGIGYLGWSWSGNGGGVEYLDMVTNFDPNQLTNWGQRIFNGANGIKATAREASVFAGTSPSPTTSPTTSPSPTTSPTGGPTPPPAGCTASYTIVNSWQGGFQGEVKVTAGAAAITGWTTKWTFANGQTVSQSWNATVSNSGSAYTARNVDYNGRLGAGASTSFGFIGSWNGSNAVPAVTCTAS
- a CDS encoding RNA polymerase sigma factor: MLARRFGDFATAEDAVQEALLAAATQWPAEGLPEHPRGWLVQVAYRRMIELVRAEAARRDREDRAARRGGDDRRTAPAADEPLTAERDDTLVLLFLCCHPTLSTASAIALTLRAVGGLSTAEIARAFLVPEATMAQRISRAKQRIRSSGLPFRMPAEEERQARLAAVLHVLYLIFTEGHTASLGADLRRVDLSEEAIRLTRAMHALLPADSEVAGLLALMLLTEARAAARTGPSGELISLADQDRSRWDTAAIAEGTALVTRAMARGPVGPYQLQAAIAALHDEAPTAERTDWPQILALYEVLERLAESPVVSLNRAVATAMVHGPAAGLAALAALAADPRLTDHHRLDAARAHLHEMAGDREAAVAHYRAAAGRTTSQPEHEYLLMRAARLANPD
- a CDS encoding TIGR03557 family F420-dependent LLM class oxidoreductase — encoded protein: MVNVGYTLMCEQAGPKQLVDHAVRAEAAGFDHLVMSDHYYPWLDSQGHSPYAWSVLGAVAHATSRAELLSFVTCPIRRYHPAVVAQKASTVGVLSDGRFTLGLGAGENLNEHVVGGWPHVQQRHEMFEEALQIIRPLLNGETLTFSGNHFDVPDAYVWDRPERPVPMAVAASGRQSATLAAEYADAMIATDPLPHLVEMYEDAGGAGRPRYGQVAICYGPDEAECRKIVHDQFRWFGLGWKVNADLPGPDAFAAATQFVREEDVAEGIPCGPDTDRHVEAFKKFVDAGFTHVALVQVGGDSQPMFLDWAQEELLPRLREL
- a CDS encoding alpha/beta fold hydrolase — translated: MTGPAVRPSPPGRFGPAELRLALAAPRPAAGLTSEFRLVDGLRTHTRRSADPGGDGTPVVLVHGLAVSHRYLTPLALALSATHPVYVPDLPGFGLTERPGRAYDVPRHAAFLAEWLAAYRLGPVCLLGHSFGAEVVAALAARRPDLVRALVLAGPTSDPAARSRRGQIGRWLVDTLREAKWQAPILLRDIVDARPWRVFATLSHSVRNTIEADLVRVTVPTLVLTGARDPVVPAGWRAEAARLVPDARTDAVPGAAHNVATTAPGPVADAIRGLLAPVLRR
- a CDS encoding endonuclease/exonuclease/phosphatase family protein, coding for MLRVMTWNIRTGGRDRDGTDRRDRIVAVVTAQRPDLLALQELRGLDRGGGLAHLAERTGMVPHLARSCFGQAVAVLVRPPLRTLRSGRVRRPFHHATALVQVATGAGPLTVFSTHLNPYSGGRRRMEADWLAVAVRRTGGELALLAGDLNTLEPAVDHTARLAGLGALYRRRHLRRDGRTVDTRAVARLRDAGLVDLWPHTGGGEPDGLTVPTRHGGAEFAGMRLDYLLATPALAATARAVRVVRGGDADSASDHYPVVADLALAPG